The following are encoded in a window of Vigna unguiculata cultivar IT97K-499-35 chromosome 8, ASM411807v1, whole genome shotgun sequence genomic DNA:
- the LOC114194531 gene encoding pre-mRNA-splicing factor CWC22 homolog isoform X2 → MECNLLRFLCQNTNNGSDPVSSAGFHAVAFSYGNTNASMETKDDNDESSFRPNFPIPESLLHNLPPNEKVHQIISRTAMFVCKHGSQSEILLRVKQGDNPTFGFLMPDHHLHAYFRFLIDHKELLKADKDDGSSTEDINKTQGGDQMGGALSLLGSVYGSGEDEDGTSENTCDFGKKEFGGAIDAVSTFTSPGVEPAESCSDVAKKDGSVSKNPIPLKEKVPVIKRNHSISTVKTATTVKAKSGDGLDSMSNNTQNKSQTSFPSTAAKIELPVVEPPSELKRAIEKIVEFILKNGKQFEAVLEEQDRPHGRFPFLVPSNRYHTYYLKVLQTVEQSKLRGKGHQKHNPAGRAVDNNSAVHDESDNVHESMASDLPNDMDRKEKFKMTIGKSKKDGQDPIPKDQAQNTVSMDAAATAAILQAATRGIKNPNLELFSKTSSGSGQGLGSDGGYLSSSGTGSLYSSQPQALVENPNLIAKTRASAPVAKAIAEKIAIATAGEADSSEAHMTKEQKIKAERLKRAKMFAAMLKSGVGASELPRALSVEPLGSGLSGSDAETGNLMGKEREGSSVPFDVENSDKSQNSGKLSVDNSDKSQKTEEKLAGDNERRSKRKYRSRHSRHEGEEEDEKKEEDQEDKRRHKRSGKRHRSSHHSRDRHKHKRRQSSSKDGHSYRGIEHDSSSDDEHQRSRRRHNYDSSSDEEHHKRRHSRRSSKHYSSSDDEHRHRSRSVKRGSRSRGDRETEVEEGEIIMKLEKSAVGRGSREASAGLSNARASSQSPDVTDVPDELRAKIRAMLMANL, encoded by the exons ATGGAATGTAATTTGCTACGGTTCCTGTGTCAGAATACAA ATAATGGTTCAGATCCAGTAAGTTCGGCTGGCTTTCATGCTGTTGCCTTTTCATATGGAAATACTAATGCTTCCATGGAGACAAAGGACGATAATGATGAGTCTAGTTTTCGTCCAAACTTCCCAATACCAGAGAGTCTACTCCATAATCTG CCTCCAAATGAGAAAGTACATCAGATTATTTCAAGGACTGCAATGTTTGTCTGCAAACATGGAAGTCAGTCAGAAATCCTTCTTAGGGTGAAACAAGGAGATAATCCAACCTTCGGATTCCTGATGCCTGATCATCATCTTCATGCATATTTTAGATTTCTTATTGATCACAAAGAACTTTTGAAAGCTGATAAAGATGATGGCAGCTCAACTGAGGACATCAATAAGACTCAGGGAGGTGATCAAATGGGTGGTGCATTGTCTTTGCTTGGATCTGTCTATGGATCCGGAGAGGATGAGGATGGTACATCTGAGAACACTTGTGACTTTGGGAAAAAAGAATTCGGGGGAGCTATTGATGCTGTTAGTACTTTTACTTCTCCTGGAGTAGAGCCGGCAGAATCTTGTTCAGATGTGGCCAAGAAGGATGGAAGCGTTTCTAAAAACCCAATACCTTTGAAAGAAAAAGTTCCAGTCATAAAGCGGAATCATTCTATCAGTACTGTTAAGACTGCAACCACAGTTAAAGCAAAATCAGGTGATGGCTTGGATTCAATGTCTAATAATACACAGAACAAGTCGCAGACTTCTTTCCCCAGTACTGCAGCTAAGATTGAACTGCCTGTTGTTGAACCTCCATCTGAATTAAAGAGAGCTATAGAGAAGATAGTTGAGTTCATCCTAAAAAACGGAAAACAATTTGAGGCTGTTCTTGAAGAACAGGATCGTCCTCATGGAAGGTTCCCCTTTCTTGTGCCATCTAATAGATATCATACTTACTATCTAAAAGTTCTTCAGACTGTTGAACAG TCTAAGTTACGAGGCAAGGGCCACCAGAAGCACAATCCAGCAGGTCGAGCGGTGGACAATAATTCTGCTGTACATGATGAAAGTGACAATGTTCATGAATCTATGGCTTCTGATCTACCAAATGATATGGACCGAAAAGAAAAGTTCAAGATGACTATTGGCAAGTCAAAGAAGGATGGTCAAGATCCAATTCCCAAAGACCAAGCTCAAAACACAGTTAGCATGGATGCAGCTGCGACAGCAGCTATTCTTCAGGCTGCCACTAGGGGTATTAAAAACCCTAACTTAGAACTTTTTAGCAAGACATCAAGTGGTAGTGGTCAGGGTCTTGGAAGTGATGGTGGGTATTTATCTAGCTCTGGGACTGGGAGCCTGTATTCATCTCAACCACAAGCTCTTGTTGAAAATCCAAACTTGATTGCAAAGACTAGGGCTTCTGCCCCTGTTGCCAAGGCAATTGCGGAAAAGATAGCTATTGCAACAGCAGGTGAAGCGGACTCCTCCGAAGCACATATGACTAAAGAGCAAAAGATTAAAGCAGAGAGATTGAAACGAGCAAAGATGTTCGCAGCCATGCTAAAAAGCGGTGTTGGAGCAAGTGAATTGCCACGAGCTTTGTCAGTGGAGCCACTTGGCTCTGGCCTTTCCGGTTCAGATGCTGAGACTGGGAATCTTATGGGTAAAGAAAGGGAAGGAAGCTCCGTTCCATTTGACGTCGAAAATTCAGATAAAAGTCAAAATTCTGGGAAGCTTTCTGTTGATAATTCAGATAAAAGTCAGAAGACTGAGGAGAAACTTGCTGGTGATAATGAACGCCGTTCAAAAAGAAAGTACCGTTCAAGACATAGTAGACATGAAGGGGAGGAAGAAGacgagaagaaagaagaagaccAAGAAGATAAAAGACGTCATAAACGATCAGGAAAAAGACATCGATCTTCACACCACAGTCGAGACAGACATAAGCACAAGAGAAGACAATCCTCTTCGAAAGACGGGCATTCTTACAGGGGGATCGAGCATGACAGTTCCTCGGATGATGAACATCAACGTTCAAGGCGTCGTCATAACTACGATAGTTCTTCTGATGAAGAACACCATAAGCGTAGACATTCTCGCCGTTCTAGTAAACATTATAGTTCGTCTGATGATGAGCACAGGCACCGAAGCAGAAGTGTAAAGCGTGGGAGCAGATCCCGTGGTGACAGAGAAACAGAGGTGGAGGAGGGAGAGATAATTATGAAATTGGAGAAGTCAGCGGTTGGGCGTGGTAGCAGGGAGGCATCTGCTGGATTATCTAATGCAAGGGCTTCGTCTCAATCACCTGATGTAACTGATGTTCCTGATGAGCTCAGAGCCAAAATTCGAGCCATGTTAATGGCTAACTTGTAA
- the LOC114194531 gene encoding pre-mRNA-splicing factor CWC22 homolog isoform X3: protein MILVYIKFLFLIFIIIQLYLKLSRVCLPPNEKVHQIISRTAMFVCKHGSQSEILLRVKQGDNPTFGFLMPDHHLHAYFRFLIDHKELLKADKDDGSSTEDINKTQGGDQMGGALSLLGSVYGSGEDEDGTSENTCDFGKKEFGGAIDAVSTFTSPGVEPAESCSDVAKKDGSVSKNPIPLKEKVPVIKRNHSISTVKTATTVKAKSGDGLDSMSNNTQNKSQTSFPSTAAKIELPVVEPPSELKRAIEKIVEFILKNGKQFEAVLEEQDRPHGRFPFLVPSNRYHTYYLKVLQTVEQSKLRGKGHQKHNPAGRAVDNNSAVHDESDNVHESMASDLPNDMDRKEKFKMTIGKSKKDGQDPIPKDQAQNTVSMDAAATAAILQAATRGIKNPNLELFSKTSSGSGQGLGSDGGYLSSSGTGSLYSSQPQALVENPNLIAKTRASAPVAKAIAEKIAIATAGEADSSEAHMTKEQKIKAERLKRAKMFAAMLKSGVGASELPRALSVEPLGSGLSGSDAETGNLMGKEREGSSVPFDVENSDKSQNSGKLSVDNSDKSQKTEEKLAGDNERRSKRKYRSRHSRHEGEEEDEKKEEDQEDKRRHKRSGKRHRSSHHSRDRHKHKRRQSSSKDGHSYRGIEHDSSSDDEHQRSRRRHNYDSSSDEEHHKRRHSRRSSKHYSSSDDEHRHRSRSVKRGSRSRGDRETEVEEGEIIMKLEKSAVGRGSREASAGLSNARASSQSPDVTDVPDELRAKIRAMLMANL, encoded by the exons ATGATACTTGTCTACATAAAGttccttttcttgatctttatCATTATCCAACTATATTTGAAGTTGTCACGTGTTTGTTTA CCTCCAAATGAGAAAGTACATCAGATTATTTCAAGGACTGCAATGTTTGTCTGCAAACATGGAAGTCAGTCAGAAATCCTTCTTAGGGTGAAACAAGGAGATAATCCAACCTTCGGATTCCTGATGCCTGATCATCATCTTCATGCATATTTTAGATTTCTTATTGATCACAAAGAACTTTTGAAAGCTGATAAAGATGATGGCAGCTCAACTGAGGACATCAATAAGACTCAGGGAGGTGATCAAATGGGTGGTGCATTGTCTTTGCTTGGATCTGTCTATGGATCCGGAGAGGATGAGGATGGTACATCTGAGAACACTTGTGACTTTGGGAAAAAAGAATTCGGGGGAGCTATTGATGCTGTTAGTACTTTTACTTCTCCTGGAGTAGAGCCGGCAGAATCTTGTTCAGATGTGGCCAAGAAGGATGGAAGCGTTTCTAAAAACCCAATACCTTTGAAAGAAAAAGTTCCAGTCATAAAGCGGAATCATTCTATCAGTACTGTTAAGACTGCAACCACAGTTAAAGCAAAATCAGGTGATGGCTTGGATTCAATGTCTAATAATACACAGAACAAGTCGCAGACTTCTTTCCCCAGTACTGCAGCTAAGATTGAACTGCCTGTTGTTGAACCTCCATCTGAATTAAAGAGAGCTATAGAGAAGATAGTTGAGTTCATCCTAAAAAACGGAAAACAATTTGAGGCTGTTCTTGAAGAACAGGATCGTCCTCATGGAAGGTTCCCCTTTCTTGTGCCATCTAATAGATATCATACTTACTATCTAAAAGTTCTTCAGACTGTTGAACAG TCTAAGTTACGAGGCAAGGGCCACCAGAAGCACAATCCAGCAGGTCGAGCGGTGGACAATAATTCTGCTGTACATGATGAAAGTGACAATGTTCATGAATCTATGGCTTCTGATCTACCAAATGATATGGACCGAAAAGAAAAGTTCAAGATGACTATTGGCAAGTCAAAGAAGGATGGTCAAGATCCAATTCCCAAAGACCAAGCTCAAAACACAGTTAGCATGGATGCAGCTGCGACAGCAGCTATTCTTCAGGCTGCCACTAGGGGTATTAAAAACCCTAACTTAGAACTTTTTAGCAAGACATCAAGTGGTAGTGGTCAGGGTCTTGGAAGTGATGGTGGGTATTTATCTAGCTCTGGGACTGGGAGCCTGTATTCATCTCAACCACAAGCTCTTGTTGAAAATCCAAACTTGATTGCAAAGACTAGGGCTTCTGCCCCTGTTGCCAAGGCAATTGCGGAAAAGATAGCTATTGCAACAGCAGGTGAAGCGGACTCCTCCGAAGCACATATGACTAAAGAGCAAAAGATTAAAGCAGAGAGATTGAAACGAGCAAAGATGTTCGCAGCCATGCTAAAAAGCGGTGTTGGAGCAAGTGAATTGCCACGAGCTTTGTCAGTGGAGCCACTTGGCTCTGGCCTTTCCGGTTCAGATGCTGAGACTGGGAATCTTATGGGTAAAGAAAGGGAAGGAAGCTCCGTTCCATTTGACGTCGAAAATTCAGATAAAAGTCAAAATTCTGGGAAGCTTTCTGTTGATAATTCAGATAAAAGTCAGAAGACTGAGGAGAAACTTGCTGGTGATAATGAACGCCGTTCAAAAAGAAAGTACCGTTCAAGACATAGTAGACATGAAGGGGAGGAAGAAGacgagaagaaagaagaagaccAAGAAGATAAAAGACGTCATAAACGATCAGGAAAAAGACATCGATCTTCACACCACAGTCGAGACAGACATAAGCACAAGAGAAGACAATCCTCTTCGAAAGACGGGCATTCTTACAGGGGGATCGAGCATGACAGTTCCTCGGATGATGAACATCAACGTTCAAGGCGTCGTCATAACTACGATAGTTCTTCTGATGAAGAACACCATAAGCGTAGACATTCTCGCCGTTCTAGTAAACATTATAGTTCGTCTGATGATGAGCACAGGCACCGAAGCAGAAGTGTAAAGCGTGGGAGCAGATCCCGTGGTGACAGAGAAACAGAGGTGGAGGAGGGAGAGATAATTATGAAATTGGAGAAGTCAGCGGTTGGGCGTGGTAGCAGGGAGGCATCTGCTGGATTATCTAATGCAAGGGCTTCGTCTCAATCACCTGATGTAACTGATGTTCCTGATGAGCTCAGAGCCAAAATTCGAGCCATGTTAATGGCTAACTTGTAA
- the LOC114194531 gene encoding pre-mRNA-splicing factor CWC22 homolog isoform X4, with product MFVCKHGSQSEILLRVKQGDNPTFGFLMPDHHLHAYFRFLIDHKELLKADKDDGSSTEDINKTQGGDQMGGALSLLGSVYGSGEDEDGTSENTCDFGKKEFGGAIDAVSTFTSPGVEPAESCSDVAKKDGSVSKNPIPLKEKVPVIKRNHSISTVKTATTVKAKSGDGLDSMSNNTQNKSQTSFPSTAAKIELPVVEPPSELKRAIEKIVEFILKNGKQFEAVLEEQDRPHGRFPFLVPSNRYHTYYLKVLQTVEQSKLRGKGHQKHNPAGRAVDNNSAVHDESDNVHESMASDLPNDMDRKEKFKMTIGKSKKDGQDPIPKDQAQNTVSMDAAATAAILQAATRGIKNPNLELFSKTSSGSGQGLGSDGGYLSSSGTGSLYSSQPQALVENPNLIAKTRASAPVAKAIAEKIAIATAGEADSSEAHMTKEQKIKAERLKRAKMFAAMLKSGVGASELPRALSVEPLGSGLSGSDAETGNLMGKEREGSSVPFDVENSDKSQNSGKLSVDNSDKSQKTEEKLAGDNERRSKRKYRSRHSRHEGEEEDEKKEEDQEDKRRHKRSGKRHRSSHHSRDRHKHKRRQSSSKDGHSYRGIEHDSSSDDEHQRSRRRHNYDSSSDEEHHKRRHSRRSSKHYSSSDDEHRHRSRSVKRGSRSRGDRETEVEEGEIIMKLEKSAVGRGSREASAGLSNARASSQSPDVTDVPDELRAKIRAMLMANL from the exons ATGTTTGTCTGCAAACATGGAAGTCAGTCAGAAATCCTTCTTAGGGTGAAACAAGGAGATAATCCAACCTTCGGATTCCTGATGCCTGATCATCATCTTCATGCATATTTTAGATTTCTTATTGATCACAAAGAACTTTTGAAAGCTGATAAAGATGATGGCAGCTCAACTGAGGACATCAATAAGACTCAGGGAGGTGATCAAATGGGTGGTGCATTGTCTTTGCTTGGATCTGTCTATGGATCCGGAGAGGATGAGGATGGTACATCTGAGAACACTTGTGACTTTGGGAAAAAAGAATTCGGGGGAGCTATTGATGCTGTTAGTACTTTTACTTCTCCTGGAGTAGAGCCGGCAGAATCTTGTTCAGATGTGGCCAAGAAGGATGGAAGCGTTTCTAAAAACCCAATACCTTTGAAAGAAAAAGTTCCAGTCATAAAGCGGAATCATTCTATCAGTACTGTTAAGACTGCAACCACAGTTAAAGCAAAATCAGGTGATGGCTTGGATTCAATGTCTAATAATACACAGAACAAGTCGCAGACTTCTTTCCCCAGTACTGCAGCTAAGATTGAACTGCCTGTTGTTGAACCTCCATCTGAATTAAAGAGAGCTATAGAGAAGATAGTTGAGTTCATCCTAAAAAACGGAAAACAATTTGAGGCTGTTCTTGAAGAACAGGATCGTCCTCATGGAAGGTTCCCCTTTCTTGTGCCATCTAATAGATATCATACTTACTATCTAAAAGTTCTTCAGACTGTTGAACAG TCTAAGTTACGAGGCAAGGGCCACCAGAAGCACAATCCAGCAGGTCGAGCGGTGGACAATAATTCTGCTGTACATGATGAAAGTGACAATGTTCATGAATCTATGGCTTCTGATCTACCAAATGATATGGACCGAAAAGAAAAGTTCAAGATGACTATTGGCAAGTCAAAGAAGGATGGTCAAGATCCAATTCCCAAAGACCAAGCTCAAAACACAGTTAGCATGGATGCAGCTGCGACAGCAGCTATTCTTCAGGCTGCCACTAGGGGTATTAAAAACCCTAACTTAGAACTTTTTAGCAAGACATCAAGTGGTAGTGGTCAGGGTCTTGGAAGTGATGGTGGGTATTTATCTAGCTCTGGGACTGGGAGCCTGTATTCATCTCAACCACAAGCTCTTGTTGAAAATCCAAACTTGATTGCAAAGACTAGGGCTTCTGCCCCTGTTGCCAAGGCAATTGCGGAAAAGATAGCTATTGCAACAGCAGGTGAAGCGGACTCCTCCGAAGCACATATGACTAAAGAGCAAAAGATTAAAGCAGAGAGATTGAAACGAGCAAAGATGTTCGCAGCCATGCTAAAAAGCGGTGTTGGAGCAAGTGAATTGCCACGAGCTTTGTCAGTGGAGCCACTTGGCTCTGGCCTTTCCGGTTCAGATGCTGAGACTGGGAATCTTATGGGTAAAGAAAGGGAAGGAAGCTCCGTTCCATTTGACGTCGAAAATTCAGATAAAAGTCAAAATTCTGGGAAGCTTTCTGTTGATAATTCAGATAAAAGTCAGAAGACTGAGGAGAAACTTGCTGGTGATAATGAACGCCGTTCAAAAAGAAAGTACCGTTCAAGACATAGTAGACATGAAGGGGAGGAAGAAGacgagaagaaagaagaagaccAAGAAGATAAAAGACGTCATAAACGATCAGGAAAAAGACATCGATCTTCACACCACAGTCGAGACAGACATAAGCACAAGAGAAGACAATCCTCTTCGAAAGACGGGCATTCTTACAGGGGGATCGAGCATGACAGTTCCTCGGATGATGAACATCAACGTTCAAGGCGTCGTCATAACTACGATAGTTCTTCTGATGAAGAACACCATAAGCGTAGACATTCTCGCCGTTCTAGTAAACATTATAGTTCGTCTGATGATGAGCACAGGCACCGAAGCAGAAGTGTAAAGCGTGGGAGCAGATCCCGTGGTGACAGAGAAACAGAGGTGGAGGAGGGAGAGATAATTATGAAATTGGAGAAGTCAGCGGTTGGGCGTGGTAGCAGGGAGGCATCTGCTGGATTATCTAATGCAAGGGCTTCGTCTCAATCACCTGATGTAACTGATGTTCCTGATGAGCTCAGAGCCAAAATTCGAGCCATGTTAATGGCTAACTTGTAA
- the LOC114194531 gene encoding splicing factor, suppressor of white-apricot homolog isoform X1: protein MDLEVVGRHAMLFDDDGMAAFVNSAEALVEWNSLSIDRYDVRHLLSAPLPPRLKRRPPQPEPDLDHLRYLDLPSSSSDEEPQDNGSDPVSSAGFHAVAFSYGNTNASMETKDDNDESSFRPNFPIPESLLHNLPPNEKVHQIISRTAMFVCKHGSQSEILLRVKQGDNPTFGFLMPDHHLHAYFRFLIDHKELLKADKDDGSSTEDINKTQGGDQMGGALSLLGSVYGSGEDEDGTSENTCDFGKKEFGGAIDAVSTFTSPGVEPAESCSDVAKKDGSVSKNPIPLKEKVPVIKRNHSISTVKTATTVKAKSGDGLDSMSNNTQNKSQTSFPSTAAKIELPVVEPPSELKRAIEKIVEFILKNGKQFEAVLEEQDRPHGRFPFLVPSNRYHTYYLKVLQTVEQSKLRGKGHQKHNPAGRAVDNNSAVHDESDNVHESMASDLPNDMDRKEKFKMTIGKSKKDGQDPIPKDQAQNTVSMDAAATAAILQAATRGIKNPNLELFSKTSSGSGQGLGSDGGYLSSSGTGSLYSSQPQALVENPNLIAKTRASAPVAKAIAEKIAIATAGEADSSEAHMTKEQKIKAERLKRAKMFAAMLKSGVGASELPRALSVEPLGSGLSGSDAETGNLMGKEREGSSVPFDVENSDKSQNSGKLSVDNSDKSQKTEEKLAGDNERRSKRKYRSRHSRHEGEEEDEKKEEDQEDKRRHKRSGKRHRSSHHSRDRHKHKRRQSSSKDGHSYRGIEHDSSSDDEHQRSRRRHNYDSSSDEEHHKRRHSRRSSKHYSSSDDEHRHRSRSVKRGSRSRGDRETEVEEGEIIMKLEKSAVGRGSREASAGLSNARASSQSPDVTDVPDELRAKIRAMLMANL, encoded by the exons ATGGATCTGGAGGTGGTTGGGCGTCACGCGATGCTGTTCGACGACGACGGCATGGCGGCGTTCGTGAATTCAGCGGAAGCTCTGGTGGAATGGAACTCCCTCTCCATCGATCGCTATGATGTCCGCCACCTTCTTTCCGCTCCCCTTCCTCCGCGCCTCAAGCGCCGCCCTCCTCAGCCCGAACCCGACCTCGATCACCTACGCTATCTCGATCTCCCTTCCTCTTCTTCCGATGAAGAACCACAAG ATAATGGTTCAGATCCAGTAAGTTCGGCTGGCTTTCATGCTGTTGCCTTTTCATATGGAAATACTAATGCTTCCATGGAGACAAAGGACGATAATGATGAGTCTAGTTTTCGTCCAAACTTCCCAATACCAGAGAGTCTACTCCATAATCTG CCTCCAAATGAGAAAGTACATCAGATTATTTCAAGGACTGCAATGTTTGTCTGCAAACATGGAAGTCAGTCAGAAATCCTTCTTAGGGTGAAACAAGGAGATAATCCAACCTTCGGATTCCTGATGCCTGATCATCATCTTCATGCATATTTTAGATTTCTTATTGATCACAAAGAACTTTTGAAAGCTGATAAAGATGATGGCAGCTCAACTGAGGACATCAATAAGACTCAGGGAGGTGATCAAATGGGTGGTGCATTGTCTTTGCTTGGATCTGTCTATGGATCCGGAGAGGATGAGGATGGTACATCTGAGAACACTTGTGACTTTGGGAAAAAAGAATTCGGGGGAGCTATTGATGCTGTTAGTACTTTTACTTCTCCTGGAGTAGAGCCGGCAGAATCTTGTTCAGATGTGGCCAAGAAGGATGGAAGCGTTTCTAAAAACCCAATACCTTTGAAAGAAAAAGTTCCAGTCATAAAGCGGAATCATTCTATCAGTACTGTTAAGACTGCAACCACAGTTAAAGCAAAATCAGGTGATGGCTTGGATTCAATGTCTAATAATACACAGAACAAGTCGCAGACTTCTTTCCCCAGTACTGCAGCTAAGATTGAACTGCCTGTTGTTGAACCTCCATCTGAATTAAAGAGAGCTATAGAGAAGATAGTTGAGTTCATCCTAAAAAACGGAAAACAATTTGAGGCTGTTCTTGAAGAACAGGATCGTCCTCATGGAAGGTTCCCCTTTCTTGTGCCATCTAATAGATATCATACTTACTATCTAAAAGTTCTTCAGACTGTTGAACAG TCTAAGTTACGAGGCAAGGGCCACCAGAAGCACAATCCAGCAGGTCGAGCGGTGGACAATAATTCTGCTGTACATGATGAAAGTGACAATGTTCATGAATCTATGGCTTCTGATCTACCAAATGATATGGACCGAAAAGAAAAGTTCAAGATGACTATTGGCAAGTCAAAGAAGGATGGTCAAGATCCAATTCCCAAAGACCAAGCTCAAAACACAGTTAGCATGGATGCAGCTGCGACAGCAGCTATTCTTCAGGCTGCCACTAGGGGTATTAAAAACCCTAACTTAGAACTTTTTAGCAAGACATCAAGTGGTAGTGGTCAGGGTCTTGGAAGTGATGGTGGGTATTTATCTAGCTCTGGGACTGGGAGCCTGTATTCATCTCAACCACAAGCTCTTGTTGAAAATCCAAACTTGATTGCAAAGACTAGGGCTTCTGCCCCTGTTGCCAAGGCAATTGCGGAAAAGATAGCTATTGCAACAGCAGGTGAAGCGGACTCCTCCGAAGCACATATGACTAAAGAGCAAAAGATTAAAGCAGAGAGATTGAAACGAGCAAAGATGTTCGCAGCCATGCTAAAAAGCGGTGTTGGAGCAAGTGAATTGCCACGAGCTTTGTCAGTGGAGCCACTTGGCTCTGGCCTTTCCGGTTCAGATGCTGAGACTGGGAATCTTATGGGTAAAGAAAGGGAAGGAAGCTCCGTTCCATTTGACGTCGAAAATTCAGATAAAAGTCAAAATTCTGGGAAGCTTTCTGTTGATAATTCAGATAAAAGTCAGAAGACTGAGGAGAAACTTGCTGGTGATAATGAACGCCGTTCAAAAAGAAAGTACCGTTCAAGACATAGTAGACATGAAGGGGAGGAAGAAGacgagaagaaagaagaagaccAAGAAGATAAAAGACGTCATAAACGATCAGGAAAAAGACATCGATCTTCACACCACAGTCGAGACAGACATAAGCACAAGAGAAGACAATCCTCTTCGAAAGACGGGCATTCTTACAGGGGGATCGAGCATGACAGTTCCTCGGATGATGAACATCAACGTTCAAGGCGTCGTCATAACTACGATAGTTCTTCTGATGAAGAACACCATAAGCGTAGACATTCTCGCCGTTCTAGTAAACATTATAGTTCGTCTGATGATGAGCACAGGCACCGAAGCAGAAGTGTAAAGCGTGGGAGCAGATCCCGTGGTGACAGAGAAACAGAGGTGGAGGAGGGAGAGATAATTATGAAATTGGAGAAGTCAGCGGTTGGGCGTGGTAGCAGGGAGGCATCTGCTGGATTATCTAATGCAAGGGCTTCGTCTCAATCACCTGATGTAACTGATGTTCCTGATGAGCTCAGAGCCAAAATTCGAGCCATGTTAATGGCTAACTTGTAA